One Amaranthus tricolor cultivar Red isolate AtriRed21 chromosome 1, ASM2621246v1, whole genome shotgun sequence DNA window includes the following coding sequences:
- the LOC130806425 gene encoding protein FAR-RED IMPAIRED RESPONSE 1-like isoform X1 — protein MNLIYNIRQSIRREEMEGRTSLQHCLHMATELNYVVWTDLDIEGQLSRLLIANPTSIQMIRTWPYVVLIDTTYKTNKQKRPLCEVIGMTPTNHNFLVAFCLMRDEAAVSYSWVLQGLRDIFDTTKTPSVIVTDRDEGLFAAIRDIFPDVRHLLCIWHIANNVENMVDKLCGGKKNQQGQIFRQGRWNPLVESSTIGEFEQRWQAIVSTWSIRNKKVVRYLAGTWIPLREKFVRAWTNDCFHLGNQTTSRVESQHSSFKYYLGSGNSSFDTVFKSAHAQIINQQAKIRQALQESMNSVARSLRQHFFLDLYIATYLSMPWSSSSLSITAC, from the exons atgaatctgatatataatattaggcaatcaataaggagagaagagatggagggtaggacttcCCTTCAACattgtcttcatatggccacagaacttaattacgtggtctggacagacttggatatcgaagggcaattgagcagactattaattgcaaatcctacctctatccaaatgatacgtacgtggccgtatgttgtgctgatagatacaacgtacaaaacgaacaaacaaaagaggccactatgtgaagtgatcggaatgacgccaaccaatcacaacttcttagttgcgttttgtttgatgcgagatgaggcggctgtgtcgtattcgtgggtgttgcagggattgagagatattttcgacACTACtaagactcctagcgtcattgtaaccgatcgagacgaaggtttatttgcagctattcgtgacatcttcccag atgtgcgacatttgttatgcatctggCATATTGCCAACAACgtagagaacatggtggacaagttgtgtggcgggaaaaaaaatcaacaaggccAAATATTCAGACAGGgcagatggaaccccttggttgaaagttccaCAATCGGGGAATTTGAACAGAGATGGCAAGCGATCGTGAGTACGTGGTCgattaggaacaaaaaggttgTTCGGTAtctggctggaacatggattccacttagagagaaatttgtgcgtgcgtggacaaATGATTGTTtccacttgggtaaccagactaccagcagagttgaaagccaacactcgtctttcaagtattaccttggtagcggtaatagttCATTCGATACCGTTTTTAAAAGTGCACATGCACAGATTATAAATCAGCAAGCCaagatccgacaagcgctacaggaatccatgaattctgtagCAAGGTCGTTGCGACAGCATTTCtttttagacctttatatcgccacgtatctatctatgccttggagcagctccagcttgagtataaccgcatgttag
- the LOC130806456 gene encoding uncharacterized protein LOC130806456 — protein MLWFLSITRRWMTPRAIFATAHYAPSVPTMTQFTQDAADVMRYSHEEPVREILSAVESSPTTAHTHVSSPTYDYHLEEMGHSYPVDVAGISQAGLSQPLQFQSLPLPERHPNASYYRRRHRRPTQLDRVDESRER, from the exons atgctgtggttcctctccatcacgcgtcgatggatgacaccacgtgccatcttcgcaacagcacattacgcaccttctgtgcctacgatgacccaattt acGCAAGATGCGGCAGacgtgatgcggtacagccacgaggagccggtgagggagatatTAAGTGCTGTAGAGTCCTCACCGACTACcgcccatacgcacgtctcatctcctacctatgactaccatttggaggagatgggccattcataccccgttgacgttgcgGGGATCTCGCAGGCTGGACTATCACAGCCATTACAGTTCCAGTCCCTtccactgccagagcgacacccaaacgcctcttactaccgtaggaggcataggagaccaactcagttggatagggtagatgaaagtcgtgagcgttaa